The following coding sequences are from one Halobaculum sp. XH14 window:
- a CDS encoding MBL fold metallo-hydrolase, giving the protein MKSSTVIVEDGDTSVLCDPWLLDGAFYGSWVHYPPPAIEPEDVDVDYIYVSHIHPDHFHRETMERLDTDTPVLIHDYATDFLKQNIERLGFETVELPHAERTHLKGDLHINVLGADNCDPEVCGSYFGCGWWMEGASDRTTDGSTQIDSMGVFDDGESVLVNANDCRWPLSEQACMTVNEQYGEIDMLLMQYSAANFYPQCMDDYTPEEKREAREEVIEEMYRDAEGFINVLEPKHVMPFAGSYTLSGSLTHLNQYVASPSRQEAYEHFSTSDTVEPDHTEPVLVNSDEWVDVKTGEQSAPYTPVDPTEKIQYIQDELSTVSFPHESDEMPTVSEFEEVLDQAYEHFDAKRRDINWESDTTVLLELVDDRVASLSMAGEGWEIVSEREARQVEDYVRMNVDPRLLYRILRGPQYAHFNNAQIGSHIGFEKEPDVYERPLYYSMSFLHA; this is encoded by the coding sequence GTGAAGTCGTCGACCGTGATCGTCGAGGACGGGGACACGTCCGTCCTGTGTGACCCGTGGCTGCTCGACGGAGCGTTCTACGGCTCCTGGGTCCACTACCCGCCGCCGGCGATCGAACCCGAGGACGTCGACGTCGACTACATCTACGTCTCCCACATCCACCCGGACCACTTCCACCGGGAGACGATGGAGCGGCTCGACACCGACACGCCGGTGCTCATCCACGACTACGCGACCGACTTCCTCAAGCAGAACATCGAGCGCCTCGGCTTCGAGACGGTCGAACTCCCGCACGCCGAGCGCACCCACCTGAAGGGCGACCTCCACATCAACGTCCTCGGGGCCGACAACTGCGACCCTGAGGTCTGTGGCAGCTACTTCGGCTGCGGCTGGTGGATGGAGGGCGCGTCCGACCGGACCACCGACGGCTCGACCCAGATCGACTCGATGGGCGTCTTCGACGACGGCGAGTCGGTGCTGGTCAACGCCAACGACTGCCGCTGGCCGCTCTCCGAGCAGGCCTGCATGACGGTGAACGAGCAGTACGGCGAGATCGACATGCTGCTCATGCAGTACTCGGCGGCGAACTTCTACCCGCAGTGCATGGACGACTACACGCCCGAGGAGAAGCGCGAGGCCCGCGAGGAGGTCATCGAGGAGATGTACCGGGACGCCGAGGGGTTCATCAACGTCCTCGAACCGAAACACGTCATGCCGTTCGCGGGGAGCTACACGCTCTCGGGGTCGCTCACGCACCTCAACCAGTACGTCGCCTCGCCCAGCCGACAGGAGGCGTACGAGCACTTCTCGACGAGCGACACCGTCGAGCCGGACCACACCGAACCGGTGCTGGTCAACAGCGACGAGTGGGTCGACGTGAAGACCGGCGAGCAGTCCGCCCCGTACACGCCGGTCGATCCGACGGAGAAGATCCAGTACATCCAGGACGAGCTCTCGACGGTCTCGTTCCCGCACGAGAGCGACGAGATGCCCACCGTCTCCGAGTTCGAGGAGGTGCTCGACCAGGCCTACGAGCACTTCGACGCGAAGCGGCGCGACATCAACTGGGAGAGCGACACGACCGTCCTCCTCGAACTCGTCGACGACCGGGTCGCCTCGCTCTCGATGGCTGGCGAGGGCTGGGAGATCGTTTCCGAGCGCGAGGCCAGGCAGGTCGAGGACTACGTCCGGATGAACGTGGATCCCCGCCTGCTCTACCGCATCCTCAGGGGGCCCCAGTACGCCCACTTCAACAACGCCCAGATCGGCTCGCACATCGGCTTCGAGAAGGAGCCCGACGTCTACGAGCGGCCGCTCTACTACTCGATGAGCTTCCTGCACGCCTGA